One stretch of Urocitellus parryii isolate mUroPar1 unplaced genomic scaffold, mUroPar1.hap1 Scaffold_3529, whole genome shotgun sequence DNA includes these proteins:
- the LOC113195760 gene encoding protein FAM156A/FAM156B translates to MDPLQKWNPALVSGSSQVTAGENSQEGTAASQPSSSEQLMMGLSGLNPSPGPGLPSPLPEGLFQQQYREEKTLRERRWERLGFPQRKKAFLGHLRRRHRDHMAPYPVERETRVYPTGDRAQNRFRCECRYCQGHRPSISGLSGERNGAPNPSSWETLVQGLSGLTLSLGTNRSGLLPEGAQQQQQEQEEKCQLEKQQESKRMFQRLLKQWLEEN, encoded by the coding sequence ATGGATCCACTCCAGAAATGGAACCCAGCATTGGTTTCCGGATCTTCCCAGGTGACCGCTGGGGAGAACTCGCAGGAGGGCACGGCAGCCTCTCAGCCTTCTTCCTCGGAACAGCTAATGATGGGCCTCAGCGGCCTGAACCCCAGTCCTGGTCCtggcctcccttcccctctgccaGAGGGGCTGTTCCAGCAGCAGTACAGGGAGGAGAAGACCCTGCGGGAGCGGCGCTGGGAGCGGCTGGGCTTCCCTCAGAGGAAGAAAGCATTCCTGGGCCACCTGAGACGCAGGCACCGCGATCACATGGCACCTTACCCAGTGGAAAGGGAGACCAGGGTCTACCCCACAGGCGACAGAGCTCAGAATCGGTTCCGATGTGAATGTCGCTACTGCCAGGGCCACAGGCCGagtatttctgggctctctggcGAGAGGAATGGGGCCCCCAACCCTTCCTCCTGGGAAACGCTAGTGCAGGGCCTCAGCGGCTTGACCCTCAGCCTGGGCACCAACCGGTCTGGCCTTCTGCCAGAAGgggcacagcagcagcagcaggagcaagAGGAGAAGTGCCAACTGGAGAAACAGCAGGAAAGCAAGAGAATGTTCCAGAGGCTGCTCAAGCAGTGGTTGGAAGAAAACTGA